The window AAATGAAACAGGAAGAGGATCAAATACGCATTGTCATTCGTAACGACGGTCCTCCCATTGAAGAACATATGCTATCCAACCTATACGAACCTTTTAGTAAGGGAAAAAAGGGCGAATTCGGTATTGGATTAAGCATTGTCAAAAAAATTCTCTCCATGCATCAAGCGTCTATATCAATTGAAAATGATGATCTAGGTGTACGTTATACGATCACGGTTCCAAAGAAGAGACTGTAGGTTTTTGACCGCAGTCTTTTTTAGATGAATGAATACCCATTGAAATCACGGTATGTGGCTTTGATTTTCTTGCCAGCTTGATACATCCATTTCTTTTCAATGGTTGTCTCTTTCGGCATTTTGACTTTTTCTACTTGTATTCCTTTTGTTCGCAAGCGTCTCATCATATCATCGATTTCTCTCATGGAACATCATCCTTTCACATTTTTTGACCAGTTGGTCACCTTACTTTATAATATAAAGAATTACACTGTAAAAAACAAGTTACAATCTGATTAATTTTTGAAAACTTTCGTCGTTTATGACCGATAAGTCACATCTCTTTGCGCACGTTTCCTAAGACATTTGTCTCTCGGTAAGAAAGGATGACATTCATATTGAAAAAGAAAGAAAAAATGATCATTGAGGCCGGCATGAAATTGTTTGCCAGCAAAGGCTACAATACAACGTCTGTTCAGGAAATTGCGGATGAATGCCACATGTCAAAGGGTGCTTTTTATCTTTATTTCAAATCAAAGGAAGCACTGCTCATTTCAATCTTGCACTACTATTATGATAAGGTATTTACCCGGATTCACGAGGTTCAAACAGAGGGCGGCACACCAAAGGAAGCCTACCGCAAACAGCTCACTGTCTACTACGATAATATTTTGCAGCAAAAGGATTTTATTAAAATGCAGCTGAGCGATCGAGCACTGCCAATGAATGAAGAAACGCAGCAGCTCGCAAAACAAATCAGACTTGCCACCATTCAGCTTCACATTGATAACATTAAGCAGGTATATGGAGATGCAGCGATTCCTTATATGGCTGATCTTTGTTTGACGATTGAGGGCATGAGCCACGTTTATTTCGAGCTTGCGATTTTATATGATTTTCAGCTGGAGGCTGAGGAGCTAGCTGCAACGATGATTCACCGTATCGATGATTTGATGGGCGGTATGATGGAGCGAAATGATTTTCCGCTCATCTCTGTAGATCAAGCGAGCGATTGGTTTGGTCCTATTTACGAACGGTCATTCGACCCGCTGACAGAATCTCTTTTAAAAGAATTAAGAGAGCAGGCTGAAGCACACTATGAAGTGAAAGATGAGCCAGATTTATTTGAAGCGCTTGGCATTTTAGAAAATGAATTAAACAAACAAAAACCAAGACAAGTCATCGTAAAAGGCATGCTGTATCAATTAAAATTATACGCACCGCTCCAAACCAACTCTGAATCACTTATGCGTATTTTGAAAGAGGATCATTTGTAGAACCCAGGGCAGTCCCTGGACTTTCATTTTGTTCGATACTCTCAATGAAAAAAACCAGGGGCTGCTGCCCCTGGTTTCTTATTTTGCTTTCGGTGTCACCATTTCTTCTGGTTTCACAAACTCTTCAAACTGCTCTT is drawn from Bacillus pumilus and contains these coding sequences:
- a CDS encoding TetR/AcrR family transcriptional regulator, which produces MKKKEKMIIEAGMKLFASKGYNTTSVQEIADECHMSKGAFYLYFKSKEALLISILHYYYDKVFTRIHEVQTEGGTPKEAYRKQLTVYYDNILQQKDFIKMQLSDRALPMNEETQQLAKQIRLATIQLHIDNIKQVYGDAAIPYMADLCLTIEGMSHVYFELAILYDFQLEAEELAATMIHRIDDLMGGMMERNDFPLISVDQASDWFGPIYERSFDPLTESLLKELREQAEAHYEVKDEPDLFEALGILENELNKQKPRQVIVKGMLYQLKLYAPLQTNSESLMRILKEDHL
- the spxO gene encoding anti-adapter protein SpxO, with translation MREIDDMMRRLRTKGIQVEKVKMPKETTIEKKWMYQAGKKIKATYRDFNGYSFI